The genomic stretch atatatatatatatatatatatatatatatatatatatacagtgtatatagttgaatatatagatatatatatatagtgttgtTGTATTGCATCTttaatatattgtgtatatatatatatatacacgatATATTAAAGATGCAGTACaacaacactaataataataataattacagtttaaaaacattcaaatatacCACAGGATTCATATTTTTAAAGATTGATTTCAAATTAGTACagataaattaatataaaactacAGAGACTTAAGTTGTACCTTCAAAACAGCATAAACATGtacattaattcattaaataaaaataaataaataaataaatagcaaacTATATTTTCAAACTGCTTAAAACTAATAGTCTTGGTGGGATATCACCCCATTCTCAGCATTTTGCATCCGGGATAGAGCAGTTCTCAAGTTCACGAGAGGCCTGCTTATGATTTTCTGCGTGCAGCTCTATGAATGTGATCACCGTCCAGAGGTTAGCCGTGGTCAGCCTGTCTGCAACATTCCTCTCTGTGCTCTCTGTATGAACAGGAGTCTTTGAACCCTGTCCCTGAGTGATTTTCAGACCATTGGCTCAAGGGCCAGAGTCCGTATTGTGAAAGAGCTCGTCTTTTTCTACCATTGGAGTAAATGCCGTGCACGTAAGCACTCGGCTCTTTTTACATCATCGCCGAGTATTTCTTTGTTTGCTCATCTCCCTTCCCCCAAACCCATTCATCAGTCCCACTGATCCTCTCTTTTCTGTGATATGATCACACTGGCTGCTGTGGAATCTTCCACCCCGACCCTTCATCACTCCTCCCTATCTATCGTGCCTGCCTCCTGTTGTTTTGTGGCTTGTCACTCTGATTAACCTCCTCTATCAGGCTTTTTTACTGCTTTCTGATGTAAGCTACAGAATGTAAGTTTCACCAAGTGGAGCTGAGAGCACCTTTAGTTAAagtaacagtttggtgaaaagaaggggagatgctaggctaactttGCTAGAAGAAAACACTGGATTTAGACTGTCACCTATTTAAACCTCTCATCTTTTGAGCCTAAAAATGACTCAACCCTGTCAAAACACATATAgattataaaaactaaatgtgtatatatatttacatatacacatatatatatatatatatatatatatatatatatatatatatatatatataatctatacaaTCTATTGAAAAGCTATATAAAGAGGTGGAAAtgaagactatatatatatagtataataatatatagtatatatatatatatatataatctatacaaTCTATTGAAAAGCTATATAAAGAGGTGGAAAtgaagactatatatatatagtataataatatatagtatatatatatatatatataatctatacaaTCTATTGAAAAGCTATATAAAGAGGTGTAAAtgaagactatatatatatatatatatatatatatatatatatatataaatgtatagcTAAATGGCGGTTATAAAGATGATAATGACGTTTTGTGCCATTTTATTAAATTACTTTTTCATTTCCACCTCTTTATATAGCTTTTCAATAGATTGTTGAAGCAAATAAGTAACATTTTTGGTATATATTTACTGAGACTGGTACTGGTGACAGTCTacgtccagtgtttgttagcaatattagcctaGCATATCCCaatctaaactaaagaagcacacatcagatataaaacatgtcttgactgatcgactgcatctggggttaGTTATAGATCGTGATCATTCGATTTTTTGCTAAACTAAGCCTTTAGAGCCTAAGATTTAGGATCCAAATGACTCCCAGCACACAGTGTGGAAATCCGTAAGGATCAACCTTAATACCGAACCAGTGCAGTATCACACCACATCCTTATCACAGGGATCTGTTTACAGCGATTGGCCTTGCAACAATGGCTCTTGATCTGCCTggtcattattaataaaacaccaCATCTATCACATGTCCATTGCACAACACCAGTGTGTACagccctgaaacacacacacaaccgaGGTAGAGAGCAATGCAGGAACTAAGAAAACTTGAAGGACAAGTCTGTTGTTGATTCCAGTTCCTCCTGTTAAAGGAATGCTATACAGAGGACCTGAAGGACCATGCAGTTGTTTATATctgatataatataatttaatataattaatttatatatttttatgcttACAGGACCTTTATTATCCCTTATAAATAAACAGGCTGTTGCTGTACCTTTCAGATCAATATATGTAGGCCTATATgactgccctgtattgtgcagCCCAGGCTTAAACACTACGCATAACTTAGCATGTAAAGAAGGAGCTAAGCTAACCTGCTGTAAATTGATTGTTAATCAGCAGACTTTTACCTTTTACGTTGACAAATGTCTCCCCATATGAAGCCGATCattcaagacatgtttgatgtctgaagtttgctgatTTATCTTCGTATTGGAGCTACAAAGCTGCTGTCACAGAAGTATATGTCGCTGATGAAGATTTTGGGTGACATAGACTTCCATTACGTTTGAGCTAGATTAGCGTTGTAGCTCCActtcaaaactaaagaagccaatGTCTGACATCTGTCATGTTTCGGTGGATTGACTACATGGAACAAGGGGGGAGATTGTGCAAATTTGATTTTGCAGTGAACCACTCATTTAAGACATGGCTAGGTGTATGTTGGGGGCATAGAAGAGCATGCATGTGTTCACCCATACAGGCAGGTAGTATATGGGCCTACGTGCCATTAATGGAAACTACTGCAAAGAtatgcaacaacaaaaaaaacttctgTCAGCCCAAACCACAGTTCTGGCTTAGCCTGTGCTCACACACCCCTGCCCCACTGCCCTAGCCAATGGCCGGAGTGCTCCTAGCCCACGCCCGTTTGGCCCAGCCTCCACCTCTGGGGTGGATAAATAGCACTAGGCTCGACTTGCTCGGTGCAGCCTGAGCTGGGGCAACAGCAAGAGAGCAAGTTCTTCATTCCTGCATTCCTGCTCGCCAGACGTGCACACAGACCATCAGCAAGTAAGTTAAGGGTGCTAACCCTCACCTCTTTTAGGCTAATGCTATTGAATATGACAGCTCATTCTTGCACGCGCTCCTAACCCAGCTGAGGTTATGCAGGATTCAgttgcattgcattgcattttGCAATTGATCTTTTTATTGGTGCAATAATCTGCTGCCTGCCAAAATGATCGTGGGTTGTTTGAGAGAACCAGGAAGAAGGTTATCGACTAACATGTGCAGTCGTAGCGCAGTGGCATGCTCGCAGATGCGTTGCACACGTAGGCAGTCTGTTGAAATCTGTCCCCTGTGGCTCAAACTCCAGTAGAAACTGGTCTCTGATCAGCCTGTCTCCCTTCTGGATAATCTTAAAGTAGTTTGGTTAGAGGGAGGAGCCAGTTTATCTGCTTTCTCGACTGAAGTTCAACCTAGGCACCTGGTCAGGCCAAATATTTGCTAAACGTGCAGGAGAGCACAGCATTAAGGTCATGCAAGTACTGTCTATTGCAGATTATCTATCATATCATATCTAACTATCATTTAAATCTGTCATGTCTCATTTCTGCTCTTTTCAGGATGACCCACCAGTACCCATCGCTCTCTCCTGAGCAGAAGAAGGAGCTGGCCACTATCGCCCAGCGGATTGTGGCCCCTGGAAAGGGTATCCTGGCTGCAGATGAGTCCACAGGTCAGAACGTGTGGTATCTCAGCTGAGCCTTGGTTAATCATTGTTTATTCGGAAGGGGCTTGATGTAGGTTTTATCTTCTGGGCCCTAAGAGCACAGCAAGGCAGGTGGTTACATAAGAGGACCACCTTTGAGGCTTTTGATAACTCCTTATTTTAATGGTCCCTCGTTTTGTAGATTATCAGTTTATCTTCAGCTTCAACCTTCATGCAAAAACTCATCAAATctatcaaccctaaacctaaaacaACCTTTACACAGGTTGACGGAACATCTGTGAAGACCACCACACGAAAGCATGACCAAGGCCTTCTGCATAAGAGATGGCCTCTTTCACACATGACTCACTTATTAAAAGCTCTTCATAGTGTGTGACGTCTGTTTCCAGACGGATTTGAGAAATTAGCCGTATCCAGACAGTATGACCGCTGATACTGTGTCTACATTCGCTGCGGATGTAATGTGGGGTTGCAGGAACTGCAAGACAGATCACTTGATCTATTTGTAATAATGAAGCATGCAATTTCTTCATACTTCAGGCACCATGGCAAAGCGCCTGCAAAAGATCAATGTGGAGAACACCGAGGAGAACCGCCGCTACTTCCGTGACCTCTTGTTCTCCGTTGATCCCTCCATTTCTGAGAACGTGGGAGGAGTCATTTTCTTCCATGAGACCCTGTATCAGAAATCCGACAAGGGTGTCCCATTCCCCAAGCTCGTCAAGGACAAGGGCATCGTGGTTGGCATTAAGGTACTGATCCTGTACAGGGAGGAAAACcctgttcctgtgtgtgtgtgtgtgtgtgtgtgtgtgtgtgtgtgtgtgtgtgtgtgtgtgtgtgtaaaattaaATGTGCATTTCTTGCTGTTCAGATACCTGTATGCTATCCCAAGCCAGTCAGGATGGTGTCTTTTTAAGTTTAGTCCTGGGGACCCACTCTCTTGAACAGATTCAGTTGTGCTCTGCCCCCTCAACACCCCTGATTTAGACCATTTAAGGGCTTGATAGTTAGGCCTGGACTGAGGGGTGGGGGTACAGATACAGGGTATACATAGAACCTCTTTGGTTGGACTGTGACTGCTCTGTTAATAAGAAGCTGTGCTTGTTTGCTCGTTCTGCTCTTCATGCTTGCATGCTCAGAGTACACTTAATCAACAGTTTCTTGGTCAACGGTCAAAGTGCACCTGTGCCCAGTGATCAAAGAGCAGGTGGAGTATTCCAGTCCGAAGTACTGCACAAGAGCATGTGTATTCTTCACGGTCTTTCTGCCTCCGCATGACCAGAAGATGGTCTTTGTTCCTTCTTTGCGACTGGTTGGACCAGTTTTTGAGACACACGTGCTTCTGCGTTTATTATAAATATGTGAAAGGTCACCGGAAAACCATTATTACTCAGCGAAGACTGAAATGAGCTTCTTTAGGGTTGCACTGGCGCTACTGGGCTAATGTAGATACGAAGCAATGAAATTCCACCTACAAGATTTAAAAGAGAAAGCTTCAGTTAaagccaaataagctcatttaaAACACTAAACATGTTGGCTGGTCAACTATGTTTGGGGTAGtggaatttttatttttatgaaccAATTCTTTAACCTTttgaaccctaggtttattattctgttattaatcataatgcacAAACTACTAGGTACTATTTGGTaccagttacatttacatttacggcatttagcagacgctcttatccagtgcCCAtagctatttacccaagaaaacctcagctagttagaatagactaatagttcaaagatacctctaagctttagacattactaagcacaaataataaggtgaccatagtactctgctattcgtccaagtattctcggaagaggtgggtcttcagtttgtgtttgaagacagcgagcgactcggccgttcggacacccaggggaagctcattccaccacttcggtgccaggacagaaaaaagcctggacgcttgtcttccgtggattttgagggatggcgggtcgggccgagccgtacttgaagctcgaagggctctgggtgcggatcggcttttgattgGCAGTTTCCATCAGGGCGCTATTTTAGGGtctgtgaaactgatgttaactATGAAAGTACTGCAGTGATtagggtgaagaactgaagtgtgggtctAAGGCGTTTCACAAAGCATGCTCTTGTTCACAGGGATTTTCAGTTGAAAATTCTTCATCCAGAAATGTAGTACATGCCTTGACTATGTGCTCTTGTGCCACCAGGTGGACAAAGGCACAGCCGGACTGAACGGAACAGATGGAGAAACAACGACACAGGGTAACTCTAATGTGATGATCCATAGATGCATCTTCACAGCAGACGAGTGTTTAAATAGCTTTTCATAAAAAATGTCTGCCTTTGAGTAAACGTCTTCTTTCCGTGTCCATCAGGCTTGGATGGTCTGTCCGAGCGGTGTGCTCAGTACAAGAAGGACGGCTGTGACTTTGCTAAGTGGCGCTGTGTGCTGAAGATCTCTGATGGCTGCCCCTCTGCCCTTTCCATTGCTGAAAACGCCAACGTACTCGGCAGATATGCCAGCATCTGCCAACAGGTACTTCCCAGAGCACTGACTAGCTTTGACATTAGTCCATCAATATTGCACTACAGACGATGACGGTCTTCATATGAAAAAGAGGAGCTTACATTCTTACATGAAACTACACCATCAATTTCAGCTTTCAGTGCCCCCTGTCCTTCTAAATACCCCTCTTTTGAATATCCCTTTCCTTTCCCTTAGAATGGATTGGTACCTATCGTTGAGCCTGAAATTCTTCCAGACGGAGATCATGACCTCCAGCGTTGCCAGTATGTTACGGAGAAGGTGAGCTTGCTTCAAGATGACCACTTAAAAGGCTttcaaaaaaagaaggaaaatggGTGGTTATATAAGACACACCTGACAGGCTCGGAACCTGCTGCAGTCTTTCTAATCTTTCTTCGCCTTTGCTTCTTCAGGTCCTTGCTGCTACATACAAGGCCCTGTCTGACCACCACGTGTATTTGGAGGgaactctgctgaagcccaacaTGGTCACAGCCGGACACTCCTGCCCCAAGAAGTACACCCCACAGGAGGTTGCCATGGCAACTGTCAGTGCCCTCAGACGCACCGTGCCCGCTGCCGTACCAGGTAACTGGAAGGCTTtggccttttttttaaagatttctcAGCCGAAGAGGAACGGTTCCTTGTTTTAATCCATGTTCACCATTAACCTGTTTTTATatgttcttatttgtttattaataaataggCATCTGCTTCCTGTCGGGAGGACAGAGTGAGGAGGAAGCTTCGCTCAACCTGAACGCCATCAATCAAACTCCACTGCACACACCTTGGAAGCTGACCTTCTCCTATGGCCGGGCTCTCCAAGCTTCAGCCCTTGCTGCAtggaagggaaagacagaaaacaGGAAGGCTGCCCAGGATGCTTTCTGCACCCGTGCTAAGGTGAGCAATGGCCCAAGACAGAATAACTAAAGCCCAAATGGGGTCACAACCAGGACAAGAAGGGCTATGTCCAAGACAGTGTACAGATGTTTTTATTGCTTCTAAAGCTGTCCCTTTAAGAGTCCCTCCCTTGACTTGTCTCTcccttttctgttttctctaatttgtaaaaacagaaaatacatcTATTATATtcatgttctggctgatcagtgtatatatataaaaagaataCATAAATAGCCATGTTAGAATGTACTGAATCTGTTTTCACATTAAAGACCACACAGACTCTAAATGAGGGGAAAAACAAATGCTGTGTGGACAGCAGATGCAGACCTGGCACACTGGTAAcactcttgttttttttgtttgttttctccccccccccacagATTAACAGTCTGGCGTCTAAAGGCGAGTACAAGCCCACAGGCCAGGCCAACCAGGCTGCCACACAGTCTCTCTACACTGCCAGCTATGTCTACTAGACCAAACGATCTACCAATAATTCCAGCCTTTACTGGACCACACTACG from Salminus brasiliensis chromosome 19, fSalBra1.hap2, whole genome shotgun sequence encodes the following:
- the aldob gene encoding fructose-bisphosphate aldolase B; protein product: MTHQYPSLSPEQKKELATIAQRIVAPGKGILAADESTGTMAKRLQKINVENTEENRRYFRDLLFSVDPSISENVGGVIFFHETLYQKSDKGVPFPKLVKDKGIVVGIKVDKGTAGLNGTDGETTTQGLDGLSERCAQYKKDGCDFAKWRCVLKISDGCPSALSIAENANVLGRYASICQQNGLVPIVEPEILPDGDHDLQRCQYVTEKVLAATYKALSDHHVYLEGTLLKPNMVTAGHSCPKKYTPQEVAMATVSALRRTVPAAVPGICFLSGGQSEEEASLNLNAINQTPLHTPWKLTFSYGRALQASALAAWKGKTENRKAAQDAFCTRAKINSLASKGEYKPTGQANQAATQSLYTASYVY